Proteins from a single region of Syntrophales bacterium:
- the purF gene encoding amidophosphoribosyltransferase yields MKDRERDNGKPREECGVFAVYGHREAARVTYFGLFALQHRGQESAGIKVADGCRVWGHKGMGLVSEVFPEQILAKLTGAMAIGHVRYSTTGSSVISNAQPFLVHHGEEYYAIAHNGNLTNALAIRRELEVRGSIFQSTMDTEVIVHLMARHLDAGIESALTHALSRVEGAYSLVILTRNTVVAARDPRGFRPLCLGRLGDGWVVASETCAFDLVGAQYVRDIRPGEILIIDENGPRSIEPFPSLPQARCIFELIYFARPDSQVFGQNVYLCRKRLGRQMAREYRPDVDFVMPFPDSGNYAALGYAEGSGIPFEMGMIRNHYVGRTFIQPTQTVRDFGVRVKLNPVRPLIAGQRVLIVEDSIIRGTTSRNRVRNLRDNGAREVHMAVSCPPTRHPCPYGIDFSSKGELLAAEMNDMEEIARFVGLDSVHYLSVEGMVAATGVEANGFCLACYTGEYPVAPPESFGKHCLEPADPVQLTLIP; encoded by the coding sequence ATGAAAGACAGGGAAAGGGACAACGGGAAGCCCCGGGAGGAGTGCGGCGTCTTCGCCGTCTACGGGCACCGGGAGGCTGCACGGGTCACCTATTTCGGCCTCTTCGCCCTCCAGCACCGTGGGCAGGAGAGCGCCGGCATCAAAGTGGCCGATGGATGCCGGGTCTGGGGCCACAAGGGTATGGGCCTCGTCTCCGAGGTTTTCCCGGAGCAGATCCTGGCGAAACTGACGGGAGCCATGGCCATCGGGCATGTCCGCTACTCCACGACGGGATCGTCGGTGATTTCCAATGCCCAGCCCTTTCTCGTCCACCACGGCGAGGAATACTATGCCATCGCCCACAACGGGAACCTGACCAACGCCCTGGCCATCCGCCGGGAGCTCGAGGTGCGGGGATCCATCTTCCAGTCCACCATGGACACGGAGGTGATCGTCCACCTGATGGCACGCCATCTCGATGCGGGCATCGAGAGCGCCCTCACCCACGCCCTCTCGCGGGTCGAAGGGGCCTACAGCCTCGTGATCCTGACGCGAAACACCGTCGTCGCCGCCCGGGACCCCCGGGGGTTCCGGCCCCTGTGCCTGGGCCGCCTCGGCGACGGCTGGGTCGTCGCCTCCGAAACCTGCGCCTTCGACCTCGTGGGAGCCCAGTATGTGAGGGACATCCGTCCGGGGGAAATACTCATCATCGACGAGAACGGCCCCCGCAGCATCGAGCCCTTTCCATCGCTTCCGCAGGCCCGCTGCATCTTCGAGTTGATCTACTTCGCCCGCCCCGACAGCCAGGTCTTCGGTCAGAACGTCTATCTCTGCCGGAAGCGCCTGGGCCGGCAGATGGCCCGGGAGTACCGGCCCGACGTGGACTTCGTGATGCCCTTCCCGGACTCGGGGAACTACGCGGCCCTGGGCTACGCGGAGGGGAGCGGCATCCCCTTCGAGATGGGCATGATCCGCAACCACTACGTCGGCCGCACCTTCATCCAGCCGACCCAGACGGTCCGCGACTTCGGCGTGCGGGTGAAGCTGAACCCCGTCCGGCCGCTCATCGCGGGACAGCGCGTTCTCATCGTGGAGGATTCCATCATCCGGGGCACGACCAGCCGCAACCGGGTGCGGAACCTGCGGGACAACGGCGCCCGGGAGGTCCACATGGCCGTGAGCTGCCCCCCGACGCGCCACCCCTGTCCGTACGGCATCGACTTCTCCTCCAAGGGGGAACTTCTGGCCGCCGAAATGAACGACATGGAGGAGATCGCCCGCTTCGTCGGCCTCGATTCGGTGCATTACCTCTCCGTGGAGGGCATGGTGGCCGCCACGGGCGTGGAGGCCAACGGCTTCTGCCTCGCCTGCTACACCGGGGAATACCCTGTCGCGCCGCCCGAGTCCTTCGGCAAGCACTGCCTCGAGCCGGCGGATCCGGTCCAGCTCACCCTGATTCCGTAA